Proteins encoded by one window of Conger conger chromosome 1, fConCon1.1, whole genome shotgun sequence:
- the thrap3a gene encoding thyroid hormone receptor-associated protein 3 isoform X6, with the protein MSKAKSPSHSRSRSGSRSRSRSFSRSRSRSRSRSRSRKHRYSSRSRSRSRSHSPAHNRDRDYPREYQNNRQFRGYHRGFRRPYYYRGRGRGYFPRGRYQRGGGGGGYNNNYRPNNWQNYRQHPQQQQPPPPPHHPHSPRRGRSRSRTPKKRSGSPRSRSRSRYSDRSSSGRSRRSHRSSSSSSSRSSSPRRPRRQRRRSGSGSGSAKDREKEKGSSREKRGSVKDAKERSASKEAAARAGSGSRSGSATGGAEPDPEGGGAGGAPGEDGNAPERPGSGNWQGLTDYSASPKRASPQMRSAVVSVPGQPSPTPKSSGSSTNSAAPWHGGGTAPPAQSPKQKSPTAAFSGFGFFSKEDHRAGDKSAISAAFKKFLEEHKNKKQVAEWENGRDKEPGDAADGEPEKGPAFDRAPGYGAPKEKEKYSKYGAGFETGGGGAGGGGFLKAAPPFLCAEEEEEDEEVEKMAAARRPPKPRRDREAEPPQVKLSTRELFEERFGKWDDLAYFPSGKERPRKAPEGEGEEPDEAEEELYRARKQERAKKEALFRGFSPDKAPQKTRKKEPPGLSPSPPAPPRRGGGSSDARDRDTFLVQRDGSPVRASAKRGGDTAVRTESFRDDAASSSGVLVTERRLSRDLVHPSKKEQEFRSIFQHIENTQLCRSPSELFAQHIVNIVHQIKAQHFPSSGLTLNERFALYQRRAAEKEMAKPRKSPEIHRRIDVSPSAFKKHSHSHLFDDMKASGDGGYKEDRKRGMKGEAVDLRLDIERRKKYSGKEAEPRRELGRDSADSRGSSRERSGEKYSKHHKKSKKSKKKRERSRSSSASSSSSPSRRAGPGDFLHEDMEPKEEGGFNKARLGPREFGGPMERGRARGGFVGYKREVEDQSTHDDREGEGDKKWLDNRGRGRGNFLRGRGRFILRKAPPTSSSPKWTHDKFQGSGEEGELRDDDSEQDHKEEDKAEQ; encoded by the exons ATGTCCAAGGCGAAGTCCCCCTCGCATTCCCGCTCCCGCTCCGggtcccgctcccgctcccgctcttTCTCCCGCTCCCGATCCCGGAgtcgctcccgctcccgctcccgaaAACACCGCTACAG CTCTAGGTCTCGCTCTCGCTCGAGATCCCACTCCCCCGCCCACAACCGGGACCGGGACTACCCGCGGGAGTACCAGAACAACCGCCAGTTCCGGGGGTACCACCGCGGCTTCCGCAGGCCGTACTACTACCgcggccgggggcggggctacTTCCCGCGCGGCCGCTACCAGcgcggcggggggggcgggggctacAACAACAACTACCGGCCCAACAACTGGCAGAACTACCGGCAGCacccccagcagcagcagcccccgccgcccccgcaccacccccacagcccccggCGGggccgctcccgctcccgcacGCCCAAGAAGCGGTCGGGCAGCCCGCGCTCCCGCTCCCGGTCCCGCTACTCCGACCGCTCCTCCTCCGGCCGCTCCCGCCGCTCCcaccgctcctcctcctcctcgtcctcccgCTCCTCGTCGCCGCGGCGACCCCGGCGCCAGCGCCGGCGCTCCGGGTCGGGCTCGGGATCGGCCAAGgacagggagaaggagaaggggtCCAGCCGGGAGAAGCGTGGCTCAGTTAAGGATGCCAAGGAGCGCTCGGCGTCCAAGGAGGCGGCCGCCCGCGCCGGGAGCGGGAGCCGGAGCGGGAGCGCCACCGGGGGAGCGGAGCCGGACCCGGAGGGGGGAGGCGCGGGCGGCGCTCCCGGGGAGGACGGGAACGCTCCGGAACGGCCCGGGAGCGGGAACTGGCAGGGCCTGACGGACTACAGCGCCAGCCCCAAGCGGGCCAGCCCACAGATGCGCTCGGCCGTGGTGTCGGTGCCCGGCCAGCCCAGCCCCACGCCCAAGAGCTCCGGCTCCTCCACCAACAGCGCCGCCCCCTGGCACGGCGGCGGTACTGCGCCCCCGGCCCAGAGCCCCAAACAGAAAAGCCCCACGGCCGCCTTCTCGGGCTTCGGGTTCTTCTCGAAAGAGGACCACCGAGCAGGCGACAAGAGTGCCATCTCCGCCGCCTTCAAAAA GTTCCTGGAGGAACACAAGAATAAGAAACAGGTGGCGGAGTGGGAGAACGGCCGAGACAAGGAGCCCGGGGACGCCGCGGACGGGGAGCCGGAGAAGGGCCCCGCGTTCGACCGGGCCCCCGGCTACGGGGCCccaaaggagaaggagaagtaCAGCAAGTACGGGGCCGGGTTCGAgacgggcgggggcggggccggcggcGGCGGGTTCCTGAAGGCGGCTCCGCCCTTCCTCTGcgcggaggaggaagaggaggatgaggaggtggAGAAGATGGCCGCCGCCCGCCGGCCCCCGAAGCCCCGCCGGGACCGGGAGGCGGAGCCGCCGCAGGTGAAGCTGTCCACGCGCGAGCTCTTCGAGGAGCGCTTCGGCAAGTGGGACGACCTGGCCTACTTCCCCTCGGGCAAGGAGCGGCCGCGGAAGGCCCCGGAAGGCGAGGGGGAGGAGCCGGACGAAGCCGAGGAGGAGCTCTACCGCGCCCGCAAGCAGGAGCGCGCCAAGAAGGAGGCGCTGTTTCGGGGCTTCTCCCCGGACAAGGCCCCCCAAAAAACCCGCAAGAAGGAGCCCCCGGGCCTCAGCCCgtcccccccggccccgccccgccggggggggggcagcagcgaCGCCCGCGACCGGGACACGTTCCTGGTGCAGCGGGACGGGTCCCCCGTCAGGGCCTCGGCCAAGAGGGGCGGCGACACGGCCGTCAGAACGGAGTCCTTCAGAGACGACGCCGCCAG CTCTTCCGGGGTTCTGGTGACGGAGCGCCGGCTCTCTCGGGATCTGGTTCACCCCTCGAAAAAGGAGCAGGAGTTTCGCTCCATCTTCCAGCACATTGAGAACACGCAGCTCTGCCGGAGTCCGTCCGAGCTGTTCGCCCAGCACATCGTCAACATCGTCCACCAGATCAAAG CTCAGCACTTCCCCTCCTCAGGCCTGACTCTAAACGAGCGCTTTGCCCTTTACCAAAGACGAGCGGCCGAGAAGGAAATGGCCAAGCCCAGGAAAAGCCCCGAGATTCACAG GAGAATCGATGTGTCTCCCAGTGCTTTTAAGaagcactctcactctcacctgtTTGATGACATGAAAGCGTCCGGGGATGGCGGCTACAAG GAGGACAGGAAGCGAGGGATGAAGGGCGAGGCGGTGGACCTGAGGCTGGATATTGAGAGGCGTAAAAAGTACTCCGGAAAGGAGGCGGAGCCCCGGCGTGAGCTGGGCCGGGACTCCGCAGACTCCCGGGGGTCCAGCCGGGAGCGGTCCGGGGAGAAGTACTCCAAGCATCACAAGAAATCCAA gaaAAGCAAGAAGAAGCGCGAGCGCTCTCGCTCTTcctcagcctcctcctcctcctcgccctcCCGCCGGGCGGGCCCCGGGGACTTCCTGCACGAGGACATGGAGCCCAAAGAGGAGGGGGGCTTCAACAAGGCCCGTCTGGGGCCCCGCGAGTTCGGGGGCCCCATGGAGAGGGGCCGCGCACGCGGGGGCTTC